Proteins found in one Clostridia bacterium genomic segment:
- a CDS encoding ABC transporter permease, which produces MWQTLTISTLEQGLVYAPMVLGVYLTFRVLNYADLSVDGSLPLGAAIAAHLIASGADPWYASLLAFIGGAVAGMTTGLLHTRLRIAPLLSGILTMTALYSVNLRVMGKANVPLIRATTVFTQFGELGLPTQIAVIVLSAITLAIFVGCIYWFLQTEIGLAVRATGDNERMIIAQGVNTETTKIIALSISNALVAFSGAYVAQSQGFADVGMGIGTIVAGLASVIMGEALFGKSSIFRSLMAVIGGSIVYRLILGLVLWFGLTPTDLKLMTAIIVVLALAWPSFRHRGHGQS; this is translated from the coding sequence GTGTGGCAAACCTTAACAATCAGTACTCTGGAGCAAGGACTCGTTTATGCGCCCATGGTCTTGGGCGTTTACCTGACCTTTCGGGTCCTCAACTACGCTGACCTTTCGGTAGACGGTAGTTTACCTTTAGGGGCAGCTATAGCTGCCCACCTTATTGCTAGCGGAGCCGACCCTTGGTATGCCAGCCTATTGGCCTTCATAGGAGGAGCCGTGGCGGGTATGACAACCGGGCTGTTGCATACCCGCCTCAGGATTGCTCCCTTGCTCTCAGGTATTCTCACCATGACGGCTCTGTATTCGGTAAACCTGAGAGTAATGGGCAAGGCTAACGTACCCCTAATAAGAGCTACCACTGTCTTTACTCAATTTGGCGAGCTGGGCTTACCCACACAAATTGCCGTGATTGTCCTTTCCGCTATTACTTTAGCCATATTCGTGGGCTGTATTTACTGGTTTTTGCAAACAGAAATAGGTTTGGCGGTGAGGGCTACGGGCGATAACGAGAGGATGATAATTGCCCAGGGGGTAAATACCGAGACTACCAAAATAATTGCTCTTAGCATATCTAACGCCTTGGTGGCCTTTTCGGGGGCGTACGTAGCCCAGTCCCAGGGTTTTGCCGATGTGGGCATGGGAATCGGTACTATCGTGGCTGGCTTAGCTTCGGTAATCATGGGGGAGGCATTGTTTGGTAAGTCTTCCATCTTCCGGAGCCTAATGGCGGTAATTGGAGGGTCTATTGTCTATCGCCTAATACTCGGATTGGTATTGTGGTTTGGTCTCACTCCTACTGACCTTAAGCTAATGACCGCAATCATCGTGGTCTTAGCGTTAGCCTGGCCATCCTTTCGACACAGGGGGCATGGACAAAGTTGA